A genomic stretch from Candidatus Dormiibacterota bacterium includes:
- a CDS encoding DegV family protein, translating to MGVVIVTDSSSDLSSASARQYGIEVVPLWIVYGQERLRDGVDIQRSTFYSRLAAAKDLPHTAPVDEAEFAEVFARHVDAGNDVVAPVISEKISETYKHAVAAAAKFPGRVHVVDSQTFSGGLFLQAMAASELAKAGKSAAEIAKVLEAARATQHGYFITPDLTYLGRTGRVNKAVVALGTMLKVNPVLRIQNGVVDSAAQTRTFEKAQELLVEIVTRELRDVEKVRFVVGHANAPETGAREVTALRAKLGAEPRSLTLIEAGPTVAVHGGPGSLGIFSLIA from the coding sequence ATGGGCGTAGTTATCGTTACGGACAGTTCGTCCGATCTTTCGAGCGCGTCGGCACGGCAGTACGGGATCGAGGTCGTGCCGTTGTGGATCGTGTATGGCCAGGAGCGCTTGCGGGACGGCGTCGATATTCAACGTTCAACGTTCTACTCGCGGCTCGCAGCGGCGAAAGATCTCCCGCATACCGCGCCGGTCGACGAGGCGGAGTTTGCCGAAGTCTTCGCGCGGCACGTCGACGCGGGAAACGACGTGGTGGCTCCGGTCATCTCCGAGAAAATCTCGGAAACCTACAAACATGCCGTCGCGGCGGCGGCGAAGTTCCCCGGCCGGGTCCATGTGGTCGATTCTCAGACGTTCTCCGGCGGATTGTTTCTACAGGCCATGGCCGCATCGGAATTGGCCAAAGCGGGGAAGAGCGCCGCGGAGATCGCGAAGGTGTTGGAGGCGGCTCGAGCGACCCAACACGGGTATTTCATTACCCCCGATCTTACGTACCTGGGCCGCACCGGCCGCGTGAACAAGGCCGTGGTGGCGTTGGGTACAATGCTCAAAGTCAACCCCGTGTTGCGCATCCAAAACGGCGTCGTCGATAGCGCCGCGCAGACGCGCACGTTCGAGAAGGCGCAGGAACTGCTGGTGGAAATCGTCACGCGCGAACTGCGCGACGTTGAAAAGGTGCGATTTGTGGTCGGGCATGCCAACGCGCCCGAGACCGGCGCGCGCGAAGTGACGGCGCTGCGCGCGAAGCTTGGGGCCGAGCCGCGCTCGCTGACGCTGATCGAGGCCGGCCCCACCGTGGCGGTTCACGGCGGCCCGGGATCGCTCGGCATCTTTTCGTTGATCGCCTAG